GGTGCCTGCCGACGCGTCGGCGCCGCGCATGAAGGAGACGGGGCCGGACGCCGTACCACCGGAGGAGAGCAGCTCCTTGGAGGAACGGATACGGGAGAGGTTCAGGCCGGCGCCGGAGCCGCCCTTGAAGATGAAGCCCTCTTCCTTGTACCAGTTCAGGATCGAGTCCATGGAGTCGTCGACCGAGAGGATGAAGCAGGCGCTGACCTGCTGGGGCGACTCGGTGCCGACGTTGAACCAGACCGGGGAGTTGAACGAGAAGTACTGGTGGACCAGCAGCCAGGTCAGCTCGTGCTCGAAGGTCTCCGCGTCGGCCGGGGACGCGAAGTAGCCGTGGTCCTCGCCCGCCTTGCGGTAGGTCTTCACGACGCGGTCGATGAGCTGCTTGAGGCTCCACTCGCGGGCGTCGGTGCCGACGGCGCCGCGGAAGTACTTCGTGGTGACGATGGTCGAGGCGTTGACCGACCAGAAGTCGGGGAACTCCACGCCGCGCTGCTCGAAGACCGACTCACCGGTCTTCCAGTTCGTCTGGACGACGTCGCGACGCTCCCAGGTGATCTCGTCGTACGGGTGGACGCCCGCGGTGCTGAAGACCCGGTCGATCGTCAGCCCGTTGTTCTTGCCCTTGCGGCGGGTGCTCGCTGCTCCGCTCACCGTCTCGGTCATGTGTTCCCCTTCTGGTCCCGGCTGGATGTGTGGCTGCTCGTGCTGGTGGTGGTGTGGGGAGTTGTCGGGGTGGTTGGCGCCCCGGCACACGGCTTCCCCTCCATGTGCCGGGGCGGTCTGTGGGTCAGCCCGAATCGGCTGAGGCGGTCTCGCCCTCGACCAGCTCGGCCAAGGACTCCTGCGTGAGCGAACGCTCCGCGCGCAGCGCCGCGACCTCGGCGACGAAGTCGTCGGCGGACTCGAAGGCGCGATAGACGCTCGCGAACCGCAGGTAGGCGACCTCGTCGAGGGCCTTCAGCGGACCGAGGATGGCGAGGCCGACCTCGTGGGCCGGGATCTCGGCGGAGCCGGAGGCGCGCAGCGCGTCCTCCACCGCCTGGCCCAGGCACGCGAGGTCGTCCTCTGTGACGGGACGGCCCTTGCACGCCTTGCGGGCGCCGGCGATCGCCTTGGCGCGCTCGAACGGCTCGGTGGCTCCGGAGCGCTTCACGACGACGAGCTGCATCTGCTCGACGGTGGTGAACCGCTTCCCGCAGCCGCCGCTGTCGTTCTGGCACACGCGACGACGGCGGATGGCGCTGCCGTCGTCGGCGGTGCGACTGTCGAGCACGCGGGTGTCCGGGTGGCGGCAGAACGGACAGTGCATCGTGCTGCGCTCCCTTCCGAACCGAGTCTCGATGAGGCTTTTCGCCCCGTTCATCCTGTGGATGAGGTGGGGATGAAGCGGCTTCCCCTGTGGGGAACGACCCGCTAGATGTGGAAAACCACATCGTTGTAACTACTAG
The nucleotide sequence above comes from Nocardioides massiliensis. Encoded proteins:
- the nrdR gene encoding transcriptional regulator NrdR, which codes for MHCPFCRHPDTRVLDSRTADDGSAIRRRRVCQNDSGGCGKRFTTVEQMQLVVVKRSGATEPFERAKAIAGARKACKGRPVTEDDLACLGQAVEDALRASGSAEIPAHEVGLAILGPLKALDEVAYLRFASVYRAFESADDFVAEVAALRAERSLTQESLAELVEGETASADSG